In Erpetoichthys calabaricus chromosome 6, fErpCal1.3, whole genome shotgun sequence, one genomic interval encodes:
- the LOC114653822 gene encoding aerolysin-like protein: MSLLIDTIGGDGGSEFEFNGIDNGAILEKIGVWVGPFQVKALSVQLSDGQTKEFGIYSDSYPYSEFKFEPGELFTSLSLWGNGKGSRLGAIKFQTNKERNFFAKMTNWELKTECPMDIGSGVCLGVEGKSGADIDSLGFVFINSIKSVVMKDVTYPTLHHMIPNVNLEEIKSISYRNSSTVEEQHTLETSNKITRTSSWSTGNAMESAYNMSVEAAIPELNLIDNEFSLMLGTPSTYELESSDEISENLIYIIKVPPGKSMDVRVTFGRADIHLPYKATVEVTCIDGTNYQYDKSGIYKGVVYTNAKVDMQEVP; the protein is encoded by the coding sequence ATGTCCCTGTTAATCGACACCATCGGTGGTGATGGAGGCAGCGAGTTTGAATTTAATGGGATTGACAATGGTGCTATACTGGAGAAGATCGGAGTGTGGGTCGGCCCGTTTCAGGTAAAGGCTCTGAGTGTGCAGCTCTCAGATGGACAGACTAAAGAGTTTGGGATTTACTCCGACTCCTATCCCTACAGTGAATTTAAGTTTGAACCTGGAGAGCTCTTTacctctctctcgctgtggggaAATGGAAAAGGGTCCCGCTTGGGAGCCATCAAGTTCCAAACCAATAAAGAGAGGAATTTTTTTGCCAAAATGACAAACTGGGAATTGAAAACTGAATGCCCCATGGATATTGGATCCGGAGTTTGTCTGGGAGTGGAAGGTAAATCAGGTGCAGACATTGACTCTTTAGGTTTCGTGTTCATCAACTCCATCAAATCAGTTGTAATGAAAGATGTAACATACCCAACTTTACATCACATGATTCCCAATGTAAATTTGGAAGAAATTAAATCAATAAGCTACAGAAACAGCTCCACAGTTGAGGAACAACACACACTGGAAACCTCAAATAAAATCACCAGAACATCTTCCTGGTCCACTGGCAATGCTATGGAATCTGCTTATAACATGTCTGTTGAAGCTGCTATTCCAGAATTGAATTTGATAGATAATGAATTCAGCTTGATGTTGGGAACCCCTTCGACCTATGAGTTAGAAAGTAGTGATGAGATATCAGAAAACCTCATCTACATTATCAAGGTTCCTCCAGGGAAAAGCATGGATGTGCGTGTTACCTTTGGAAGAGCAGATATTCATCTTCCCTATAAGGCCACTGTTGAAGTTACCTGCATCGATGGCACCAACTACCAGTATGACAAAAGTGGCATCTATAAGGGGGTTGTTTACACCAATGCAAAGGTAGATATGCAGGAAGTCCCTTGA